A single Oncorhynchus nerka isolate Pitt River linkage group LG10, Oner_Uvic_2.0, whole genome shotgun sequence DNA region contains:
- the ksr1a gene encoding kinase suppressor of Ras 1 isoform X4, with product MDSVSDKGGKMVESDEQSERDSGGGAAMAALHQCELIQNMIEISISSLQGLRTKCAASNDLTQQEIRTLEVKLMKYICKQLQCKQKVPETERPQALDSYPLLGDWLRTINLRPELIEAVPLKLSLDALLQMPGSQVQETVRRLGSTSEECARLTAALSCLKSATESDGELREDGGLWFSEPTRRDSGSLLLPADQLMGGMGGPMRPHSPSPLARPPTTPSTPPTPCTACAQTRFGSVSAMPGPEAHGAYIYADSPFTDPFPLSAAHQGRLYGHTSTPPITPPSKRRHRLKPPCTPPPPSRKVMHLLPNITLTRSKSHESQLGNRIEEPPTNKCAKQNKLFLNVQINGNGCEDSPSRSPHLSARTPGASTPAPATAPYTLPGTPTLMEEHSSHLKNNMGLRRGSPQAVRRDIGLAVTHRFSTKSWLSQTCQVCQKNMMFGVKCKHCRLKCHNKCTKESPSCRISFLPSKPSTPHIFTVTKIRRTESVPSDINNPVDRPLEAPQFGTLPKAITKKDHPPVLNQLDSSSNPSSTTSSTPSSPAPFQNPPSATPPPNPSPKVHRENRFHFPDVSSSTTLHSEALQDTVETEPADDMHAELAEDEDGEEEEEEEEVEPEIDPDPVEEEEEDDDEEDDDGSGMNGGSDGECDGDELDDLPSSRGGRWKGPISRKASQTSVYLQEWDIPFEQLDLGELIGKGRWGKVHKGRWHGEVAIRLLEIDGNNQDHLKLFKKEVMNYRQTRHENVVLFMGACMAPPHLAIITSFCKGRTLYSVVRDTKNTLDINKTRQIAQEIVKGMGYLHAKGIVHKDLKSKNVFHDTNKVIITDFGLFGISGVVQEGRRDNELKLPHGWICYLAPEIVRRMSPGNNEDRLPFSNAADVYAFGTIWYELQARDWPIINQPVEATIWQVGSGEGIKKVLAEINLGKEVTEILSACWAYDLRERPTFTQLADMLEKLPKLNRRLSHPGHFWKSAEYVS from the exons GTGAAGCTGATGAAGTACATCTGTAAGCAGCTGCAGTGTAAGCAGAAAgtgccagagacagagaggcctCAGGCCTTGGACAGTTACCCACTGCTGGGGGACTGGCTGCGCACCATCAACCTGAGACCTGAGCTCATTGAG gcagtGCCCTTGAAACTGTCCCTGGATGCCTTGCTGCAGATGCCAGGTTCTCAGGTGCAGGAGACTGTGAGGAGACTGGGCTCCACTTCAGAGGAGTGTGCCAGGCTCACCGCTGCCCTCTCCTGCCTGAAGAGTGCCACTGAATCag ATGGGGAgctgagagaggatgggggactCTGGTTCTCTGAGCCCACCCGGCGAGACAGTGGCTCTCTGCTGCTGCCTGCCGACCAGCTGATGGGGGGGATGGGGGGTCCGATGCGCCCCCATAGCCCCTCTCCCCTAGCTCGGCCCCCCACTACCCCATCCACTCCCCCCACCCCCTGCACAGCCTGTGCCCAAACCCGGTTCGGCTCCGTGTCTGCAATGCCCGGTCCCGAGGCCCATGGGGCGTACATTTACGCTGACAGCCCCTTCACagaccccttccccctctccgcCGCCCATCAGGGGCGACTCTATGGCCACACCTCCACCCCGCCCATCACCCCGCCCTCCAAGAGGCGCCACAGGCTGAAGCCCCCATGCACCCCGCCGCCGCCCTCCCGCAAGGTGATGCACCTCCTGCCCAACATCACCCTGACCCGCAGCAAGAGTCACGAGTCCCAGCTGGGGAACCGCATCGAGGAGCCGCCCACCAACAA GTGTGCAAAGCAGAATAAGTTGTTCCTCAACGTTCAGATCAATGGGAATGGCTGTGAGGACTCACCCTCCCGTTCCCCCCACCTGTCTGCCCGCACTCCCGGGGCTTCAACCCCTGCCCCCGCCACTGCCCCCTACaccctacctggcacccctaccCTGATGGAGGAGCATTCATCCCACCTCAAGA ataaCATGGGGTTGCGCCGCGGCTCCCCACAGGCAGTGAGGAGAGACATAGGCCTGGCCGTCACCCACAG GTTTTCCACCAAGTCGTGGCTGTCCCAGACGTGTCAGGTGTGTCAGAAGAACATGATGTTTGGGGTGAAGTGTAAACACTGCAG GTTAAAGTGCCATAATAAGTGTACTAAAGAATCTCCCTCCTGCAGAATCTCCTTTCTGCCAAGTAAGCCTTCCACACCACACATTTTCACAG TCACCAAAATCCGGAGGACTGAGTCTGTGCCGTCTGACATCAACAACCCTGTGGACCGGCCTTTGGAAGCACCGCAGTTTGGCACACTACCAAAGGCCATCACCAAAAAG GATCACCCTCCTGTGCTCAACCAGTTGGACTCCAGCAGTAACCcgtcctccaccacctcctccacacccTCCTCCCCTGCCCCCTTCCAGAACCCTCCCAGTGCCACCCCGCCCCCCAACCCCTCGCCCAAGGTCCACCGGGAAAACCGCTTCCACTTCCCAG ATGTGTCCAGTTCCACTACTTTGCACTCTGAAGCCCTCCAAGACACAGT TGAGACTGAACCAGCAGATGACATGCACGCTGAACTGGCTGAGGAtgaggatggagag gaggaagaggaggaggaggaggttgaacCTGAGATAGACCCAGAtccagtagaggaggaggaggaggatgatgatgaggaaGATGACGATGGGAGTGGGATGAATGGTGGTTCGGACGGTGAGTGTGATGGTGATGAGTTGGATGACCTGCCCAGTTCACGGGGTGGTCGCTGGAAAGGCCCCATCTCCCGTAAGGCCAGCCAGACCAGCGTCTACCTGCAGGAGTGGGACATTCCCTTCGAACAGCTGGACCTGGGAGAGCTCATTGGGAAG GGCCGTTGGGGAAAGGTGCATAAGGGGCGTTGGCATGGCGAGGTGGCTATCCGGCTGCTGGAGATAGATGGGAACAACCAGGACCACCTGAAGCTGTTTAAGAAGGAGGTGATGAACTACAGACAGACCCGTCACGAGAACGTGGTCCTCTTCATGGGGGCCTGCATGGCCCCGCCCCACCTCGCCATCATCACCAG TTTCTGTAAAGGGAGGACACTATACTCTGTGGTTCGGGACACCAAAAACACATTGGATATAAACAAGACGAGGCAAATCGCTCAAGAAATTGTAAAG GGAATGGGCTACCTGCATGCCAAAGGCATTGTCCACAAGGACTTGAAGTCAAAGAACGTCTTTCATGACACCAATAAAGTGATTATTACAGACTTTGGCCTGTTTGGGATCTCTGGAGTGGTTCAGGAGGGGAG GCGAGACAACGAGCTAAAGCTTCCACATGGCTGGATCTGTTACCTGGCGCCAGAGATCGTACGCAGGATGAGCCCTGGAAACAACGAGGACCGCCTGCCCTTCTCCAACGCTGCAGACGTCTATGCCTTTGG CACCATTTGGTACGAGCTCCAAGCCAGGGACTGGCCTATCATCAACCAGCCTGTGGAGGCTACCATCTGGCAGGTGGGGAGCGGTGAGGGCATCAAGAAGGTCCTGGCAGAGATCAACCTGGGCAAGGAGGTCACG GAAATCCTGTCTGCCTGCTGGGCCTACGACCTGAGGGAGAGGCCCACCTTCACCCAACTGGCAGACATGCTGGAGAAGCTGCCCAAACTCAACCGGAGACTGTCCCACCCTGGACACTTCTGGAAGTCTGCAGAGTACGTATCCTAG
- the ksr1a gene encoding kinase suppressor of Ras 1 isoform X1 produces the protein MDSVSDKGGKMVESDEQSERDSGGGAAMAALHQCELIQNMIEISISSLQGLRTKCAASNDLTQQEIRTLEVKLMKYICKQLQCKQKVPETERPQALDSYPLLGDWLRTINLRPELIEAVPLKLSLDALLQMPGSQVQETVRRLGSTSEECARLTAALSCLKSATESDGELREDGGLWFSEPTRRDSGSLLLPADQLMGGMGGPMRPHSPSPLARPPTTPSTPPTPCTACAQTRFGSVSAMPGPEAHGAYIYADSPFTDPFPLSAAHQGRLYGHTSTPPITPPSKRRHRLKPPCTPPPPSRKVMHLLPNITLTRSKSHESQLGNRIEEPPTNKCAKQNKLFLNVQINGNGCEDSPSRSPHLSARTPGASTPAPATAPYTLPGTPTLMEEHSSHLKNNMGLRRGSPQAVRRDIGLAVTHRFSTKSWLSQTCQVCQKNMMFGVKCKHCRLKCHNKCTKESPSCRISFLPSKPSTPHIFTVTKIRRTESVPSDINNPVDRPLEAPQFGTLPKAITKKDHPPVLNQLDSSSNPSSTTSSTPSSPAPFQNPPSATPPPNPSPKVHRENRFHFPAACYFQHRQQFIFPDVSSSTTLHSEALQDTVETEPADDMHAELAEDEDGEEEEEEEEVEPEIDPDPVEEEEEDDDEEDDDGSGMNGGSDGECDGDELDDLPSSRGGRWKGPISRKASQTSVYLQEWDIPFEQLDLGELIGKGRWGKVHKGRWHGEVAIRLLEIDGNNQDHLKLFKKEVMNYRQTRHENVVLFMGACMAPPHLAIITSFCKGRTLYSVVRDTKNTLDINKTRQIAQEIVKGMGYLHAKGIVHKDLKSKNVFHDTNKVIITDFGLFGISGVVQEGRRDNELKLPHGWICYLAPEIVRRMSPGNNEDRLPFSNAADVYAFGTIWYELQARDWPIINQPVEATIWQVGSGEGIKKVLAEINLGKEVTEILSACWAYDLRERPTFTQLADMLEKLPKLNRRLSHPGHFWKSAEYVS, from the exons GTGAAGCTGATGAAGTACATCTGTAAGCAGCTGCAGTGTAAGCAGAAAgtgccagagacagagaggcctCAGGCCTTGGACAGTTACCCACTGCTGGGGGACTGGCTGCGCACCATCAACCTGAGACCTGAGCTCATTGAG gcagtGCCCTTGAAACTGTCCCTGGATGCCTTGCTGCAGATGCCAGGTTCTCAGGTGCAGGAGACTGTGAGGAGACTGGGCTCCACTTCAGAGGAGTGTGCCAGGCTCACCGCTGCCCTCTCCTGCCTGAAGAGTGCCACTGAATCag ATGGGGAgctgagagaggatgggggactCTGGTTCTCTGAGCCCACCCGGCGAGACAGTGGCTCTCTGCTGCTGCCTGCCGACCAGCTGATGGGGGGGATGGGGGGTCCGATGCGCCCCCATAGCCCCTCTCCCCTAGCTCGGCCCCCCACTACCCCATCCACTCCCCCCACCCCCTGCACAGCCTGTGCCCAAACCCGGTTCGGCTCCGTGTCTGCAATGCCCGGTCCCGAGGCCCATGGGGCGTACATTTACGCTGACAGCCCCTTCACagaccccttccccctctccgcCGCCCATCAGGGGCGACTCTATGGCCACACCTCCACCCCGCCCATCACCCCGCCCTCCAAGAGGCGCCACAGGCTGAAGCCCCCATGCACCCCGCCGCCGCCCTCCCGCAAGGTGATGCACCTCCTGCCCAACATCACCCTGACCCGCAGCAAGAGTCACGAGTCCCAGCTGGGGAACCGCATCGAGGAGCCGCCCACCAACAA GTGTGCAAAGCAGAATAAGTTGTTCCTCAACGTTCAGATCAATGGGAATGGCTGTGAGGACTCACCCTCCCGTTCCCCCCACCTGTCTGCCCGCACTCCCGGGGCTTCAACCCCTGCCCCCGCCACTGCCCCCTACaccctacctggcacccctaccCTGATGGAGGAGCATTCATCCCACCTCAAGA ataaCATGGGGTTGCGCCGCGGCTCCCCACAGGCAGTGAGGAGAGACATAGGCCTGGCCGTCACCCACAG GTTTTCCACCAAGTCGTGGCTGTCCCAGACGTGTCAGGTGTGTCAGAAGAACATGATGTTTGGGGTGAAGTGTAAACACTGCAG GTTAAAGTGCCATAATAAGTGTACTAAAGAATCTCCCTCCTGCAGAATCTCCTTTCTGCCAAGTAAGCCTTCCACACCACACATTTTCACAG TCACCAAAATCCGGAGGACTGAGTCTGTGCCGTCTGACATCAACAACCCTGTGGACCGGCCTTTGGAAGCACCGCAGTTTGGCACACTACCAAAGGCCATCACCAAAAAG GATCACCCTCCTGTGCTCAACCAGTTGGACTCCAGCAGTAACCcgtcctccaccacctcctccacacccTCCTCCCCTGCCCCCTTCCAGAACCCTCCCAGTGCCACCCCGCCCCCCAACCCCTCGCCCAAGGTCCACCGGGAAAACCGCTTCCACTTCCCAG CTGCCTGCTACTTTCAGCATAGACAGCAGTTTATCTTCCCTG ATGTGTCCAGTTCCACTACTTTGCACTCTGAAGCCCTCCAAGACACAGT TGAGACTGAACCAGCAGATGACATGCACGCTGAACTGGCTGAGGAtgaggatggagag gaggaagaggaggaggaggaggttgaacCTGAGATAGACCCAGAtccagtagaggaggaggaggaggatgatgatgaggaaGATGACGATGGGAGTGGGATGAATGGTGGTTCGGACGGTGAGTGTGATGGTGATGAGTTGGATGACCTGCCCAGTTCACGGGGTGGTCGCTGGAAAGGCCCCATCTCCCGTAAGGCCAGCCAGACCAGCGTCTACCTGCAGGAGTGGGACATTCCCTTCGAACAGCTGGACCTGGGAGAGCTCATTGGGAAG GGCCGTTGGGGAAAGGTGCATAAGGGGCGTTGGCATGGCGAGGTGGCTATCCGGCTGCTGGAGATAGATGGGAACAACCAGGACCACCTGAAGCTGTTTAAGAAGGAGGTGATGAACTACAGACAGACCCGTCACGAGAACGTGGTCCTCTTCATGGGGGCCTGCATGGCCCCGCCCCACCTCGCCATCATCACCAG TTTCTGTAAAGGGAGGACACTATACTCTGTGGTTCGGGACACCAAAAACACATTGGATATAAACAAGACGAGGCAAATCGCTCAAGAAATTGTAAAG GGAATGGGCTACCTGCATGCCAAAGGCATTGTCCACAAGGACTTGAAGTCAAAGAACGTCTTTCATGACACCAATAAAGTGATTATTACAGACTTTGGCCTGTTTGGGATCTCTGGAGTGGTTCAGGAGGGGAG GCGAGACAACGAGCTAAAGCTTCCACATGGCTGGATCTGTTACCTGGCGCCAGAGATCGTACGCAGGATGAGCCCTGGAAACAACGAGGACCGCCTGCCCTTCTCCAACGCTGCAGACGTCTATGCCTTTGG CACCATTTGGTACGAGCTCCAAGCCAGGGACTGGCCTATCATCAACCAGCCTGTGGAGGCTACCATCTGGCAGGTGGGGAGCGGTGAGGGCATCAAGAAGGTCCTGGCAGAGATCAACCTGGGCAAGGAGGTCACG GAAATCCTGTCTGCCTGCTGGGCCTACGACCTGAGGGAGAGGCCCACCTTCACCCAACTGGCAGACATGCTGGAGAAGCTGCCCAAACTCAACCGGAGACTGTCCCACCCTGGACACTTCTGGAAGTCTGCAGAGTACGTATCCTAG
- the ksr1a gene encoding kinase suppressor of Ras 1 isoform X2, with translation MDSVSDKGGKMVESDEQSERDSGGGAAMAALHQCELIQNMIEISISSLQGLRTKCAASNDLTQQEIRTLEVKLMKYICKQLQCKQKVPETERPQALDSYPLLGDWLRTINLRPELIEAVPLKLSLDALLQMPGSQVQETVRRLGSTSEECARLTAALSCLKSATESDGELREDGGLWFSEPTRRDSGSLLLPADQLMGGMGGPMRPHSPSPLARPPTTPSTPPTPCTACAQTRFGSVSAMPGPEAHGAYIYADSPFTDPFPLSAAHQGRLYGHTSTPPITPPSKRRHRLKPPCTPPPPSRKVMHLLPNITLTRSKSHESQLGNRIEEPPTNKCAKQNKLFLNVQINGNGCEDSPSRSPHLSARTPGASTPAPATAPYTLPGTPTLMEEHSSHLKNNMGLRRGSPQAVRRDIGLAVTHRFSTKSWLSQTCQVCQKNMMFGVKCKHCRLKCHNKCTKESPSCRISFLPSKPSTPHIFTVTKIRRTESVPSDINNPVDRPLEAPQFGTLPKAITKKDHPPVLNQLDSSSNPSSTTSSTPSSPAPFQNPPSATPPPNPSPKVHRENRFHFPAACYFQHRQQFIFPDVSSSTTLHSEALQDTVETEPADDMHAELAEDEDGEEEEEEEEVEPEIDPDPVEEEEEDDDEEDDDGSGMNGGSDGECDGDELDDLPSSRGGRWKGPISRKASQTSVYLQEWDIPFEQLDLGELIGKGRWGKVHKGRWHGEVAIRLLEIDGNNQDHLKLFKKEVMNYRQTRHENVVLFMGACMAPPHLAIITSFCKGRTLYSVVRDTKNTLDINKTRQIAQEIVKGMGYLHAKGIVHKDLKSKNVFHDTNKVIITDFGLFGISGVVQEGRRDNELKLPHGWICYLAPEIVRRMSPGNNEDRLPFSNAADVYAFGTIWYELQARDWPIINQPVEATIWQVGSGEGIKKVLAEINLGKEVTEILSACWAYDLRERPTFTQLADMLEKLPKLNRRLSHPGHFWKSAEL, from the exons GTGAAGCTGATGAAGTACATCTGTAAGCAGCTGCAGTGTAAGCAGAAAgtgccagagacagagaggcctCAGGCCTTGGACAGTTACCCACTGCTGGGGGACTGGCTGCGCACCATCAACCTGAGACCTGAGCTCATTGAG gcagtGCCCTTGAAACTGTCCCTGGATGCCTTGCTGCAGATGCCAGGTTCTCAGGTGCAGGAGACTGTGAGGAGACTGGGCTCCACTTCAGAGGAGTGTGCCAGGCTCACCGCTGCCCTCTCCTGCCTGAAGAGTGCCACTGAATCag ATGGGGAgctgagagaggatgggggactCTGGTTCTCTGAGCCCACCCGGCGAGACAGTGGCTCTCTGCTGCTGCCTGCCGACCAGCTGATGGGGGGGATGGGGGGTCCGATGCGCCCCCATAGCCCCTCTCCCCTAGCTCGGCCCCCCACTACCCCATCCACTCCCCCCACCCCCTGCACAGCCTGTGCCCAAACCCGGTTCGGCTCCGTGTCTGCAATGCCCGGTCCCGAGGCCCATGGGGCGTACATTTACGCTGACAGCCCCTTCACagaccccttccccctctccgcCGCCCATCAGGGGCGACTCTATGGCCACACCTCCACCCCGCCCATCACCCCGCCCTCCAAGAGGCGCCACAGGCTGAAGCCCCCATGCACCCCGCCGCCGCCCTCCCGCAAGGTGATGCACCTCCTGCCCAACATCACCCTGACCCGCAGCAAGAGTCACGAGTCCCAGCTGGGGAACCGCATCGAGGAGCCGCCCACCAACAA GTGTGCAAAGCAGAATAAGTTGTTCCTCAACGTTCAGATCAATGGGAATGGCTGTGAGGACTCACCCTCCCGTTCCCCCCACCTGTCTGCCCGCACTCCCGGGGCTTCAACCCCTGCCCCCGCCACTGCCCCCTACaccctacctggcacccctaccCTGATGGAGGAGCATTCATCCCACCTCAAGA ataaCATGGGGTTGCGCCGCGGCTCCCCACAGGCAGTGAGGAGAGACATAGGCCTGGCCGTCACCCACAG GTTTTCCACCAAGTCGTGGCTGTCCCAGACGTGTCAGGTGTGTCAGAAGAACATGATGTTTGGGGTGAAGTGTAAACACTGCAG GTTAAAGTGCCATAATAAGTGTACTAAAGAATCTCCCTCCTGCAGAATCTCCTTTCTGCCAAGTAAGCCTTCCACACCACACATTTTCACAG TCACCAAAATCCGGAGGACTGAGTCTGTGCCGTCTGACATCAACAACCCTGTGGACCGGCCTTTGGAAGCACCGCAGTTTGGCACACTACCAAAGGCCATCACCAAAAAG GATCACCCTCCTGTGCTCAACCAGTTGGACTCCAGCAGTAACCcgtcctccaccacctcctccacacccTCCTCCCCTGCCCCCTTCCAGAACCCTCCCAGTGCCACCCCGCCCCCCAACCCCTCGCCCAAGGTCCACCGGGAAAACCGCTTCCACTTCCCAG CTGCCTGCTACTTTCAGCATAGACAGCAGTTTATCTTCCCTG ATGTGTCCAGTTCCACTACTTTGCACTCTGAAGCCCTCCAAGACACAGT TGAGACTGAACCAGCAGATGACATGCACGCTGAACTGGCTGAGGAtgaggatggagag gaggaagaggaggaggaggaggttgaacCTGAGATAGACCCAGAtccagtagaggaggaggaggaggatgatgatgaggaaGATGACGATGGGAGTGGGATGAATGGTGGTTCGGACGGTGAGTGTGATGGTGATGAGTTGGATGACCTGCCCAGTTCACGGGGTGGTCGCTGGAAAGGCCCCATCTCCCGTAAGGCCAGCCAGACCAGCGTCTACCTGCAGGAGTGGGACATTCCCTTCGAACAGCTGGACCTGGGAGAGCTCATTGGGAAG GGCCGTTGGGGAAAGGTGCATAAGGGGCGTTGGCATGGCGAGGTGGCTATCCGGCTGCTGGAGATAGATGGGAACAACCAGGACCACCTGAAGCTGTTTAAGAAGGAGGTGATGAACTACAGACAGACCCGTCACGAGAACGTGGTCCTCTTCATGGGGGCCTGCATGGCCCCGCCCCACCTCGCCATCATCACCAG TTTCTGTAAAGGGAGGACACTATACTCTGTGGTTCGGGACACCAAAAACACATTGGATATAAACAAGACGAGGCAAATCGCTCAAGAAATTGTAAAG GGAATGGGCTACCTGCATGCCAAAGGCATTGTCCACAAGGACTTGAAGTCAAAGAACGTCTTTCATGACACCAATAAAGTGATTATTACAGACTTTGGCCTGTTTGGGATCTCTGGAGTGGTTCAGGAGGGGAG GCGAGACAACGAGCTAAAGCTTCCACATGGCTGGATCTGTTACCTGGCGCCAGAGATCGTACGCAGGATGAGCCCTGGAAACAACGAGGACCGCCTGCCCTTCTCCAACGCTGCAGACGTCTATGCCTTTGG CACCATTTGGTACGAGCTCCAAGCCAGGGACTGGCCTATCATCAACCAGCCTGTGGAGGCTACCATCTGGCAGGTGGGGAGCGGTGAGGGCATCAAGAAGGTCCTGGCAGAGATCAACCTGGGCAAGGAGGTCACG GAAATCCTGTCTGCCTGCTGGGCCTACGACCTGAGGGAGAGGCCCACCTTCACCCAACTGGCAGACATGCTGGAGAAGCTGCCCAAACTCAACCGGAGACTGTCCCACCCTGGACACTTCTGGAAGTCTGCAGA GTTGTAG